CGATAACGCTATTTCTGTATTATTTAAGTTGTCTAAGCTTTAAAGCAAACAATGAAGAAGAAATTTTTGGAAAGAGCCAGTTGTAGTTTAATTTCATTTCACGGAATTTTTAGTTTTATACTTTACGAATCTCAGGAAAAAGCGATTGCGCTCCGCGCACTGGCTTTGCCGATCGCTACTGAACAGAGCAATGAAATAGCATCAACCAACTCAACTGGCAACATCAAAGATGCAAATCGACAACAGGCTAAGAAGCCAAAATTCCCCGATCGCGGCATTCCTACAGGTCGTCGTAGAGGTGGAACGAGTCGTAGTGATTGTCCTGTATTAGATAGATCTTTAACTGCCATAGTTCCTGGAAGAGATACTAAAGAAGTTGATAATTTACCCTACAGCAGTTCGCCCAAATTTCCGCCTCAAACTAAATTTAGCGACTCAAAATCATTCTTGACCCGAACTCTTGAAGAATATCCCACATTCTGGATATATGTTCCCCAACTGGCTGAGTCTTCTCTTCAGGGAGAGTTTATTTTACAAGATGAACAGGATATAGATATATACCGAGCTTTTTTAAATTTACCGAGTAAATCGGGAATACTAAATATTAAATTACCACCACAACCGTCTCACTCTCTGAAGGTCGGTCAGAAATACCATTGGTACGTAAAAATTTTTTGTGGCGATAAGAAAGAAGAATCGGGATATACATTCGTTGATGCCTGGATTGAAAGAGTTGTAATTACCCCCGAACTCGAAGAACAATTAAGCACTAAAAATGCCGATCGATACCAGATATTGATCGATAATAATATTTGGTACGATGCGATCGATAATTTAGCGCAAGTTCAGCACAATAGTACGAAAAAAGATCGTTGGAATCAGTTACTTAGCGATCTAGGTTTATCAGACCTGATAGATCGACGCATTTTAAATATCAGAGCCAATTTCCAAGCAAAATAAATGAACTCCAAAAGTAAGGACGCTTTTCCTTTTTTAAAACAGCTATTTGCGCTCGTTGTAAGGCTTTAGCTTTGGTTGTTCCCTGGCTTAATTCTTGATAAAAACTGCTCATAATTTCGGATGAGTATCGATCGTCTGCGAACCATAAACTTGCTAAGGTGCTTCTTACTCCTGCTCTTACAGCTATTCCTGCCAAACCCAATGCAGCTAGTGGATCGCCTGTAGCGGTTTCACAAGCACTCAATACTAGTAATTCAATCGCATCGTCTTCATTCAAATTATATTGTCGCATCAAGCTAGCTAGGTCTTGGGTCTTGAGTAATCGATCCCAGGTGAGAATAAAGGTTTGTTCTGGATTAGAACTGAACTTGCCGTGGGTAGCTAAATGAACTGTGGTGAAATTAGTGAGGTCTAACTGAGTTTGAAGATTGGCTTGAGTAAATTCTCGGTTAATTAGTTGTTTACTTTTAGCTACCTTAGATTGAATTTGTTGTAACTCTTGCTTGACATTTGCTAGCGAAGAAAAATCTCGACCCGCAACTATTCGTTCTTGACTAATACCCGCAGTCAAAACATTTAGCTCAGTCGGTGAAAGCGATCGTGATTTAACTAACTGCAATCCTGGCGCAACGACGATCGCATATTTTTCAATTAAGTATTGCTGTTGCTTTGGATCATAAAGAACGGACACGGGAATATTGCGTAACGAACCATCTAAAACAAAAACGAGGGTGTCAATCTGGTTTTGAATTAATGCTGTTTCTAATGGCTTAATTAACCAACTATATAGCTGTTGCGATCGCTGTTTGACCGCAGCCGTTTTGGTAACATCTAATAAGTCTTTTCGCAGTGTGGCAGTAGTCGTTTCTAATTCATCGCGTTTAATAGGAGTTGTAAAGTGAAGTAGTTTGCTTTGGGGGAATTTAACAATAATTTCTAGTCTATCTGCTAAAACAATCGGGTAAATTACTGCTGTGGAATTATCGCGGTTAACTATGTCGTCAATTTCTACTTTTGGTTCTAAACAAGCCTGACGAAAGTAGTTTTCTAATTCTACTAGCTGAAGAGATTCGATGGTTTGACGGGCTAAAACTAAATCAGCTTGAGTAGATTGGGGTTGCAGCAGCAAATCGACTAATTCTCGATATACAGGTTCAACCCGTTCGCGGAAATAAAACTGTACTTTGGGGTCTAAAGCAACTATGTTGTTACGTAGTTCTTGTAAATTATTTACCGCTTCGGTGTAAGCAGCGATCGCCTCTGTGGTTTTCCTTGCTTCTTTTTGTAGTCTCCCTAATTGCCATTGCCAACGATAGGTAAGATTAAGATCGTTAACTGCCTGTCCCTGATATAGAGCCTGTTGAGTCAAGTCAATCGCTCGTTGTGACTGTCCGTTTTGTGCGTATACGTGGGCTAGATTGCCAAGAGCATAGGAGATTGCTGGTGCGTCACCAAGTTCTTGAGCCTGTTGTCTGGCTTCTGTCAAGATTTGAAGGAGTTTAGACTCAGAAAAGACATCTATATTGTCCCGTCTTAATCGTTGCAAGTTCTCAACTAAGCTAATTTGGGCGTAAATTGCCGTATGACTGGAAGGTAAACTTTTTAACTGAGATTCTATCTGTCTTGCTAAGTGTAAAACAGCTTGAGGATTTTCTTGACCTAACAGACTTAATTGATTTAGCTGCGCTTGAATGCGGGTAGAGGGAGAAGCAGCATGAACAAGGGCTTCTCGATAAAAGTTTGAAGCAGCTTTCGGTTGGGATCGAACGAGGGCGGTATTACCCAGACTAAGAAGAATATCGCCTGTAGGGGTAGAGTCAGCTTTTGCTAATGCCAAACTTTGCTTTAAAACTTGCCGAGAACGGTCTAAATCTCCAATCCTTCGATAAACACTGCCTAAATAGCGCAGTGCAGTGGCTTTTAAAGTAGAATTAGGCTGGTTTTCTAGCAGTCGGACAGTTTCAGTTAAGATTTTTTCTGCCTGAAAATACATTCCCAAACCATTCATCCCTTGAGCTTGGTTTATCTGACTGCGGATTATTCCCGCTTCGTCTTCAAGTTGGCGATAAAGATCTGTGGTTTGTTGCCAAGTATTGAGGGCAGCCTGAGTCTGTCCCTGTTTGAGTTGCAGACGACCGCGAACGTCTAAGATTTGTGCGAGAATCTGTGCTGATTCTGAATCTAGATCGGGGGATGCAGTCGGTAGTAAATTCAGACTAGCTGCGATCGCTTGTTCGGCTTTTTGCCATTGTCCTAGCTGCTGATAAGCCAAGGATAAATTGCTAAGGGCGATCGCCATTCCCACTTTATCTCCTTGGATTTCCAAGGTAGAAACCGCTTGCTGCAAAACCTCAACTGCATCTCGATACTGAGTGCGATTGTAAAATTTCTTGCCCTGCTGAAGCAAATCTTCCACCGCAGTAGGTGGAACGGCTGAAAATACTGAAGTAGTCTTTACTGGCATAAAAACTATTGCCAGGGCGCTCGCTAAACTCAAAAGAGACAAAAGCCAAAGTTTTAAAAGGGACTGTATTCGAGGGAAAAATAAAGACCGTTTTCTTGCCATGTTTTTTTCTCTGAATTGACGGATATTAAAGGAATGCCCCAATCCAACCGAGCCGTAAAGCCATTGAAGAGCAAACGCAAGCCCAAGCCGATTGAGGCTAAGGTGTTTGTTTCTGCGCCATCTCTCTGTTCCCCATTGTTCCAAGCCGTACCCACATCAAAAAAAGGCGCGAGTTGAAACACGCTATCAATTTGGTCGATACGGAAAATAGGCAGTCGAATTTCTGCCGAAGCAAAAGCTGCATTGTCGGTCAATAAAAGATCTTGTCTGTAACCTCGTAAAGTTTCTAATCCTCCCAAGCCAAACTGTTCGCTAGACAAGAGAGAAGTAGTTGCTAGCTGAATTCCCCCCCGTAGCAAGAATGAGGTATTGGGAGCTAGCTGTCGCAGCCACTGTGCCTGTCCCTGCCAAGCCAGGAAGCGACTATCGGGGGCATCTTCATTGACCGTGGCATCAAAAGCATTTAGCCCTAAATTAAATTGCGATCGAGCAGCAATAACTTCTCGGCTATTATGACTAGTCCATTCCTGAAAGAAACGCAGAGCAGATACTCGTGTCTGTCCCGATTCGTCTGCTCCTGGAGACAATTCGGATGGAGGAACGTCGAATTCTTCTAGCAAAGAAGAAATATTGCTGTCTCGACGTGAAGCAGTTATTCCCAAAGCAAACTCCTGAGTCGGGGTTTGAATCAAAGGCTGTCGCAGAGACAGTTCGTAGTAGTGGGAGTCTCCTAAGATATTAAGCTGGTTAAAGGGTTCTTCGACTACTTTGCTCGATGAAAGCCCACCACTAACCGTTAGAGTACCATTATGGGCATTGAAAGGAACAGCGTAACTACCATCAAAAGCATCGCTGCCTTCGGTGTTGCTGTATGCCAAAAACAGGTTGTCGCCGAATCCTAATAAATTCCCTTCATTAATTGCCAATTGACGGCGTAAACTACCCACGCTGGGAGTTCGGCGATTGTCAAACGAAATTGGCGTTTTAAAAGAGTCGGCTTCTTTTACTTCTACGGCTAAAACGCTTGCACCAGGATGCGTTCCTGCTTCTAGTTCTGCCGAGATACTAGTTATTAAAGGGTCTTGCTGGAGCAATTGCAAAGCTGCTAATAACTTTTCTTGTTGGACAGAATCAGAAGCTGTCTCAATGCGACGACTGAAGTAGTTTGAGTTAAGCCGTTTATTACCCGTTATCTCAATACCTTCAAGATAGCCTTCAACTATTTGAATCTTGACTACTTTATCTTGAAGTCTTTGTCGGGGAATATATGCTCCAGAGGTGATATAACCTCGTTTAGTGTAATATTTGGTTATGGCACTACGAGCCTGAAGTAATTCTGAAAAAGAGAGGGGTTTGTCGGTAAAAGGAGCAAGTACTTCAGTTAATTCTTGAGATTCAAAAACTTTATTGCCAATAACTTCAAAGCGATTTACGTTGATGCGTTCTGGAACTTTGGCAAGTGATGATGTTGTTTTTGTAGAAGCAATTAGGATATTTTGGTTAGAATTATATCCTAATTGCGGAGTGGCATCATTTAGGGTTTGGGTTAGGGCTGCCTTCTTTTGACACTGCGGTGAGTTTTGCCAGGTATTATTGGAGTTATCGGCAACTAAAACTATTTCGTTATTATCGTTAACCATCCATCCTTGCGCTTCGACGATTGGTGCGGATTTGTCAGAAATTGGATTAGTAATTTTTGGGGAATTTTTATTTTGAGGTGGGCGAGTGACCCAATCTACTTTTACGGCATCGCTATCTAGAGCATCTTCGGGACTGGGAGGTAAACCACCACTACCTTTAACCACAAATTCGCTTTGTTTCTTCGTATCGCCACGGGAGCAAGCTTGGACTATTTCTGTTTCAGTAGGTCGATCTGGTAGTTGAACTAAATCTCCATTGCGATCGACATCGGGAGTATTGATTTCAACTATACCGCTAAATTCAGAGCCGAGCGAGGAACTGGCGGTAATATCGCTTTTTGGAGTTGGTTGTTCGCGAGGTTTAATACCATAGAGATTAGTTGCATTAACGAAAACTTGACCTCCTTCCGCTTGTGTAGCATTAGCCGTAATGTCGCTATTTTCTTCGGGAACTGCAATAATAAAACCATCATCCGCATTAATCGTAATATTGCCTCCAGTAGCAGTGCCAGTAGCATCGGTGCTAATTTCACTTCCACGGCGCAGGGTGAGTAAGTTTTTAGTATTAAGGGTAATGTTCCCTTGAGTACCAGATTCCGTGTTAGCTTCAATAATGCTTTGATTGTCAAGGGTGATATTGTCGGCAGTAATAGTTAAATTGCCTGGGTTAGAATTTCCTTGTCCACTGACTGTTAATTGTCCTTGGTTTTGGAGTGTTAGTCGATCTGAGGTGACAGTTAAGTTTCCTGCATTTCCTTGTCCGCTAGTAGAAGCATTCACCCTTGCCCCATCATTTAGATTTAGAGAACCTTCTGTCACTTGAATCTCAATATTGCCCGCGTTCCCTTCTGTTCTTGCTCCGAGTTCACTAAAAATAGCACTGGAATTTCCAGAAATGGTAACAGCTTCATCTGCATTAATAATTACATTTCCTGCGTTACCATTACCTCCAGCTTCAGCTCCATCTATTCCCCTAACTAAAGTTTGTATTTGTCCACCATCTGCTAAAGACAGAGAGCCAGAGTTGATGGTAACTGTACCTCCATCTCCTACACCTCCTGCTTCAACAGTACTAAAGATAAATCCCTCAGTAAGATCTACGGTATCGTCAGCATTAATGGTAACGTTCCCCGCATCTCCAGTGCCATAAGTACTTGTAGTTATAGAACCTCGATCTGCTAAAGACAGAGAGCCAGAGTTGATGGTAACTGTACCACCATTTCCAATGTCATTAGTATATGTAGTTATAGACCCTCCATATTTTAATAGCAGCACTCCTGTATTTATATGAACATTTCCTCCCTGTCCCTTTGCTCCTTCTTCGACAGTACTATATACTCCACTATTCCATCCATCTTTCATTCCGGTGAAAGTAATTTTATTGCGGGCTTGTAGATTTATATCGGCAGCATTCCCGTTTCCACGAGTTCTTGATTCAACAAGAGCCCCATTGCTTAACGATAGTGAATCGGCAACGATATTAACGCCACCTGAATTGCCACTAGCTCCTTCTTCTACATTACTTAATAACGCTGTGGGCAGTCCATTCACTCCATCAAGAGAAACGGCACCGTCAGTATTAATTGTTATCTGTCCTGCATTTCCTTGTCCGCTAGTAGAAGCATTCACCCTTGCCCCATCATTTAGATTTAGAGAGCCAGAGTTGATTGTAACTGTACCAGCATCTCCTACACCTCCTGCTTCGACAGTACTAAAAATAAGTCCCTTAGTAAAATCTACGGTATCGTCAGTATCAATGGTAACGTTCCCTGCATCTCCAGTGCCATAAGTGCTAGCACTTATCCCTGCCCCATCTCGCACGTTTAACTGCTCCGTTTCAATCCTTACATCTCCTCCCGCTCCTGAACCAAGCGTATAAGCCAAAAGAAACGAGCCTCCTAACATCTCAAATCGCGCACTCTGAATCTGAGTGTCACCACCCCCAGCACCGCTAGCGTCAACAATCGCTCCCTCCTGAAGTCGAATATCTCCAAGAGCATTAGCTTTGTCGTACTCAAATTCCCAATTATTATCACTCTGAGTCAAGCTAACTTCCCCAACTCCAGCTACACTCCCTAGTTCGACACGTCCTCCAGCCGCAGTTAGGTTTCCTGCCTCTAAAAATACATCTCCTCCTACCAGTGCCAGAGTTTGACCTGAAGGCACCTGTAATCCTACAGGAAAGCCAACGGAATTAGTTTCTCCTCCCACGCCCAAAGCTTGAGAGCGGTTAATTATTTCTCCAGCTCCCATCGCATTGAAAAATAAAGCCGATGGGTTTATTGTCAATAAATTGCTCGTCTCAGGTTCGGTAGCACTAAACATTCCAGTCTCACCAAAGCGCACTTCATCTGCTGTCGTCCCTACAAACGAACCCCCTACATCCAGACGGGCATTCTCACCAAAAATAATTCCATTGGGATTAATCAAAAACAAATTGGCATTGCCCGAAACTCCCAGCGTTCCCAGAATCTCCGAAGGGTTAACCCCCGTCACCCGATTAAATATATTCTCGATCCCTGTAGGATTACTAAAATAGGCTCCTCGTCCATTTTCTACATTAAATTCCTCAAAGCTGTGGAATAAATTAATTCCTCGTTGAACTCCTCCTTCTATTACTTCAGCAGGATTACCTTGCACCTCCAAATTAGTTCTAACTTGAGAACTTTCATCTCCCAAACTTGCATCGGGAACAATTTTACTTTGAGCGATCGCCGATTCTCTTGAAAAAGTGATCGAAACTGAAAACAGAGCAAGACTGCTAATTCGTCTCCATTTTTTAGACCAAGCGTGAGTTAACTTCATTACTTAACAATCTTCAGTATCATAGAGTTAACTATTGGATGACCTTGATCTCTACAGATAAACAATACAATACGATTGTCACAGCTGACAATTATTAATCTTATCGAGCGAAATATTATCAGATAATTAAAAAACTACCTACTTAATTAGTAAATTTTGGTAAAGAAAAGCGGTTGTAGCTGAAGCTAGCATCAGAGCGATCGCAGGTGGTAATAAAGGAATCCAACCTGCTTGCAAAAAGACCGCCCAGCAGCTTGTAAACAGGATTAGTAAAGAAAAAGCAACTACACTTGCCAACCATAGCGGACGACGCAGATACCATCCCAGCATTCCTCCTAGTAAAGACCAGACTGCGATCCAAATGATTGACCAAAAGTTAGACCACCACCAAATAAGAGGACGGTTATCGGTAACGGCACTAATTATTTGACTAGTCATCTGTGCTTGAACGAAAACTCCTGGTATTTGTTTTTGAGCAGGTAAACTTTGTTGACTATAGGAAGTTTGCCAGTCATCGGTACTGCTAGAGGCGGTAACGCCAATCATAATCAAACGGTCTTTGATTAAATCTTTTAATTGAGAAGCCATGCGATCGCTTAAGATATCCCGTAGAGAGATTTGCTGGGCTATATTTGTTGGAGAATTTAAAGAGCGATAATTAAGCAAGATTTGGTATCCTGCTGCATCTACGTTTTGATATCCGCCTGAATGGTTGCCGATCGGTGTGAAGGTAGTTGTCCCAATTTGCAAATATCCTTTGGGAGTAACATCTGATTCTATTCCTTGTTTACTTAGATAATCGAGTGCTAATTGGAGGCTAAAAGCATATTCTGCCGTACACGAAGCAGCAGTGGGGGGAGTTAAATGTAGAAGCTGGCGACGAATAATATCCCCACTATCGGCTACGAAATCACTAAAACCCAAGCGAGAAGCTGGAACTTCAGGAGGAGGAGGCGTACCTTCGGGTGTGCCATCTTGCGGAGAAGGAACTTTACATACAGCGTAAAGGCGATCGCTTGTTTTTAGTTCACGAGCTAAATTAGGATAGTCGGAATCTACAGCAAAATCGCGATAGATGTCGATACCAATAGTACGGGGCTGATAGGGTCTTATTTTTGCCAATAATTGAGTCAAAGCCTCATCGGAAAGCGACCAACGCAGGGACATATTCTGCTGATTTTGATATTGAATATCGGCTTCATCTACGGTGATCAAAAGCAAACGGGAATCTGGACTTTCTATTGGTCTAAGCTGCATTAGGCGATCGAATGCTTGTAATTCCAAAGGTTGCAGCCATCCTAAGTGTCGTATTCCTATTACTAAACAAGCGATCGCCATACTGGACGTTAAGATTATGACAGCACTACGTTGCCATCTTTTAACGAGGCGAGTGTGCCATATTCTGGTAGTAGCGTGGTCGCTAATTTGGTTGAGTTGCTCTAAAATTGCTGATGCGTGAGGTCTGTCACAGAGAGATAAGGTAATTAGGCGATCGATTAAATCTTTTAAGGGACTAGAAATTTGTAGTGCTAGATCTTGCCAAATCAACTGGTTAGTTTGAGTCTTAGGCAGATCGTCAGGATAAATACCAGTTGTCAAATGAATAAAAGTAC
Above is a genomic segment from Coleofasciculaceae cyanobacterium containing:
- a CDS encoding CHAT domain-containing protein; this translates as MPVKTTSVFSAVPPTAVEDLLQQGKKFYNRTQYRDAVEVLQQAVSTLEIQGDKVGMAIALSNLSLAYQQLGQWQKAEQAIAASLNLLPTASPDLDSESAQILAQILDVRGRLQLKQGQTQAALNTWQQTTDLYRQLEDEAGIIRSQINQAQGMNGLGMYFQAEKILTETVRLLENQPNSTLKATALRYLGSVYRRIGDLDRSRQVLKQSLALAKADSTPTGDILLSLGNTALVRSQPKAASNFYREALVHAASPSTRIQAQLNQLSLLGQENPQAVLHLARQIESQLKSLPSSHTAIYAQISLVENLQRLRRDNIDVFSESKLLQILTEARQQAQELGDAPAISYALGNLAHVYAQNGQSQRAIDLTQQALYQGQAVNDLNLTYRWQWQLGRLQKEARKTTEAIAAYTEAVNNLQELRNNIVALDPKVQFYFRERVEPVYRELVDLLLQPQSTQADLVLARQTIESLQLVELENYFRQACLEPKVEIDDIVNRDNSTAVIYPIVLADRLEIIVKFPQSKLLHFTTPIKRDELETTTATLRKDLLDVTKTAAVKQRSQQLYSWLIKPLETALIQNQIDTLVFVLDGSLRNIPVSVLYDPKQQQYLIEKYAIVVAPGLQLVKSRSLSPTELNVLTAGISQERIVAGRDFSSLANVKQELQQIQSKVAKSKQLINREFTQANLQTQLDLTNFTTVHLATHGKFSSNPEQTFILTWDRLLKTQDLASLMRQYNLNEDDAIELLVLSACETATGDPLAALGLAGIAVRAGVRSTLASLWFADDRYSSEIMSSFYQELSQGTTKAKALQRAQIAVLKKEKRPYFWSSFILLGNWL
- a CDS encoding ShlB/FhaC/HecB family hemolysin secretion/activation protein, with translation MKLTHAWSKKWRRISSLALFSVSITFSRESAIAQSKIVPDASLGDESSQVRTNLEVQGNPAEVIEGGVQRGINLFHSFEEFNVENGRGAYFSNPTGIENIFNRVTGVNPSEILGTLGVSGNANLFLINPNGIIFGENARLDVGGSFVGTTADEVRFGETGMFSATEPETSNLLTINPSALFFNAMGAGEIINRSQALGVGGETNSVGFPVGLQVPSGQTLALVGGDVFLEAGNLTAAGGRVELGSVAGVGEVSLTQSDNNWEFEYDKANALGDIRLQEGAIVDASGAGGGDTQIQSARFEMLGGSFLLAYTLGSGAGGDVRIETEQLNVRDGAGISASTYGTGDAGNVTIDTDDTVDFTKGLIFSTVEAGGVGDAGTVTINSGSLNLNDGARVNASTSGQGNAGQITINTDGAVSLDGVNGLPTALLSNVEEGASGNSGGVNIVADSLSLSNGALVESRTRGNGNAADINLQARNKITFTGMKDGWNSGVYSTVEEGAKGQGGNVHINTGVLLLKYGGSITTYTNDIGNGGTVTINSGSLSLADRGSITTSTYGTGDAGNVTINADDTVDLTEGFIFSTVEAGGVGDGGTVTINSGSLSLADGGQIQTLVRGIDGAEAGGNGNAGNVIINADEAVTISGNSSAIFSELGARTEGNAGNIEIQVTEGSLNLNDGARVNASTSGQGNAGNLTVTSDRLTLQNQGQLTVSGQGNSNPGNLTITADNITLDNQSIIEANTESGTQGNITLNTKNLLTLRRGSEISTDATGTATGGNITINADDGFIIAVPEENSDITANATQAEGGQVFVNATNLYGIKPREQPTPKSDITASSSLGSEFSGIVEINTPDVDRNGDLVQLPDRPTETEIVQACSRGDTKKQSEFVVKGSGGLPPSPEDALDSDAVKVDWVTRPPQNKNSPKITNPISDKSAPIVEAQGWMVNDNNEIVLVADNSNNTWQNSPQCQKKAALTQTLNDATPQLGYNSNQNILIASTKTTSSLAKVPERINVNRFEVIGNKVFESQELTEVLAPFTDKPLSFSELLQARSAITKYYTKRGYITSGAYIPRQRLQDKVVKIQIVEGYLEGIEITGNKRLNSNYFSRRIETASDSVQQEKLLAALQLLQQDPLITSISAELEAGTHPGASVLAVEVKEADSFKTPISFDNRRTPSVGSLRRQLAINEGNLLGFGDNLFLAYSNTEGSDAFDGSYAVPFNAHNGTLTVSGGLSSSKVVEEPFNQLNILGDSHYYELSLRQPLIQTPTQEFALGITASRRDSNISSLLEEFDVPPSELSPGADESGQTRVSALRFFQEWTSHNSREVIAARSQFNLGLNAFDATVNEDAPDSRFLAWQGQAQWLRQLAPNTSFLLRGGIQLATTSLLSSEQFGLGGLETLRGYRQDLLLTDNAAFASAEIRLPIFRIDQIDSVFQLAPFFDVGTAWNNGEQRDGAETNTLASIGLGLRLLFNGFTARLDWGIPLISVNSEKKTWQENGLYFSLEYSPF
- a CDS encoding CHASE2 domain-containing protein; the protein is MSYCINPQCSDRCNPDNLQYCQGCDSNLIIRDRYRIIKPLRELDGQHHTEVFEIDDGGTLKILKVLTSNRRRLVELFEQEGKVLAQLSYLSISRLDSHFTFVPKNSKQKLRCLVMEKVEGENLKQWLKINGKLTEIEAIDWLQQLLAILAQVHQQQILHRDLKPSNIMIRPDGKLILIDFGTARKLTNTYVEKLEDSDITRVYSPGYTAPEQLQGQAVYRSDFFALGRTFIHLTTGIYPDDLPKTQTNQLIWQDLALQISSPLKDLIDRLITLSLCDRPHASAILEQLNQISDHATTRIWHTRLVKRWQRSAVIILTSSMAIACLVIGIRHLGWLQPLELQAFDRLMQLRPIESPDSRLLLITVDEADIQYQNQQNMSLRWSLSDEALTQLLAKIRPYQPRTIGIDIYRDFAVDSDYPNLARELKTSDRLYAVCKVPSPQDGTPEGTPPPPEVPASRLGFSDFVADSGDIIRRQLLHLTPPTAASCTAEYAFSLQLALDYLSKQGIESDVTPKGYLQIGTTTFTPIGNHSGGYQNVDAAGYQILLNYRSLNSPTNIAQQISLRDILSDRMASQLKDLIKDRLIMIGVTASSSTDDWQTSYSQQSLPAQKQIPGVFVQAQMTSQIISAVTDNRPLIWWWSNFWSIIWIAVWSLLGGMLGWYLRRPLWLASVVAFSLLILFTSCWAVFLQAGWIPLLPPAIALMLASATTAFLYQNLLIK
- a CDS encoding DUF928 domain-containing protein, which codes for MKKKFLERASCSLISFHGIFSFILYESQEKAIALRALALPIATEQSNEIASTNSTGNIKDANRQQAKKPKFPDRGIPTGRRRGGTSRSDCPVLDRSLTAIVPGRDTKEVDNLPYSSSPKFPPQTKFSDSKSFLTRTLEEYPTFWIYVPQLAESSLQGEFILQDEQDIDIYRAFLNLPSKSGILNIKLPPQPSHSLKVGQKYHWYVKIFCGDKKEESGYTFVDAWIERVVITPELEEQLSTKNADRYQILIDNNIWYDAIDNLAQVQHNSTKKDRWNQLLSDLGLSDLIDRRILNIRANFQAK